The Nostoc sp. PCC 7524 nucleotide sequence GGTAAACGCAGAACTATACGCTTAGGCTGTATTTTGGTAGCATTTGCAGCTTTATTGTTGGGTGCGTCGGGATTTTCGGCTAATCCCAGCTTTTTGAAGTTAGGTTTGGTGTTATTTGGGTTAGCGACTGGCTTCTTAACTACGGGTGCGGTTAGCTTAATGCTGGATTTGACAGTAGCAGAAACAGCAGGGACATTTATTGGTGCTTGGGGATTGGCGCAGTCTGTCTCCAGGGGGCTAGCAGTAGTAGCAGGTGGCGCGGTGTTGGATTTAGGCCGGAGAGTGCTACCAACATTAGAATTAGCCTATGGGCTGGTATTTGCTTTGGAAGCTGTGGGAATGGTGCTGTCGATTTTGTTGCTCAATAGAGTCAACGTCACCGAATTTCAAACCAATACCAAGCAAGCGATCGCTTCTGTCTTAGAAAGTGATTTAGACTAGAACGGCTTTGTGAGAATTTATAAATGAATGATTTTTGGACAACAGTTGTTGATTTTGCCCAAACCACTACTAACAGAGTGGGAAAGCAATTAATGCAAGATTTTGGACAGGTGCAGGCTGCACAAAAAGCTGATGGTAGCCTAGTGACACAGGCTGATAAATGGGCAGATCAAGAAATTCGGGATGCGATCGCTTCTACTTTCTCCGGTTACGGGATTTTGAGTGAAGAAGGCGATCAGGTTTTTCCCGGTACAGATTGGTGTTGGGTAATAGATCCCTTAGATGGCACAACCAACTTTACACGAGGTATTCCCATCTGGTCGATTTCTTTGGCTTTACTATATCAAGGCACACCCATTTTTGGTTATGTGTACGTGCCACCATTGAATCAAGCCTTCCACGGATTTTGGGAAGGTACTTCCGGACTTACTACACCATCGGGAGCATTTCTCAATCATCACCCCATTCATACCAGTATTGACGCTCCCACTAGCAATCATTTTTTCAATCTTTGTTCCCGTAGTTTAGCTGTAGTGCAGCAAGGCTTTCCTTGCAAAATTCGGATGTTAGGTGTAGCGAGCTATAACTTCCTCACCGTTGCGGCTGGGGCTACATTAGGCGGTGTAGAGGCGACACCCAAAGTTTGGGACATTGCAGCAGCTTGGGTGATTGTGCAAGCGGCTGGTGGTAGCTGGATATCGCTTAATTCACAGCCATTTCCTTTAGTATCGGCAGCAGATTATAGCGATCGCTCTTTCCCTACCCTCGTTGTCAGTCGTGGGGAATTAGTTCCGTTTTTTACGCCTTTTACCCAATCTGTGAAGATCTAAAGAGTTTTTTCAGCTTTTAATCCTAAATATTTCTCATTAGCCCAAGTTGCCTAAAGCCAAAATTTTTACAGGCAACTTGGGTATTTTTTCAGGATATTACATCTTTACCGCGTATATGTAATTAGATGATGTCATTAGCTGATGACTGTACTGTCAATAGCCAATTAATTCATACTGAAACACTGAATTGCTTTTCTTATAAGCATAAGTTGCTTTTTGGGTATCAAAACTTATGTTAACTAATCTAGATTTAATGCGAGAATTTGTTGGGCAATCTATCCAAAAGAAAGAAGTTTTATTAGCAAACTCTTCTTTGAGAGCGCAAATGGTTTATAAAAGCAATCAACTAATTGCTAAAAATGAAGGGGTAATTGCTACTGCCAAGCTAGATCACACGCCATCTGATTTTTTGATTTATGCGACTTCATCTTATTGGGAAGTCATAAACGAAACTTTAGCAGAATACAGTTATATCTGTACTGGTGAAATAGATAGAAAGGGCTGCTATCAATATCAACCATGTTCCATTCCCCAAGGTTATAAACTACGATGTACTAACTCGGTTTGCCTCTGGCAGACTTGGTGGAAATACCGTAAATATGCTTCACAACTAAAAGTTCCCTTAGATATTTTAATCAGAAGTAGAAATTCCTGGTATGGCGTTAGAGATTTGATGATTAGTGATGGACTGGTTTACATTAAGACCTTGGTCAGTGAAATTGCATTAGATTCTAAAGATTTAGTAATTTGGTTAAGCAAAATTGAATCAAATTCTCAAGGAGAAATTGGTAGTGAAAATAGTCATTAGTGAGTATATAGCGTTTACCGGTCTAATGAAGTACACTAAATCAAATAAAACTGTACATCTTCGCCAGGGTAAAAATGAAAGCATATTCGCTCGATTTACGCCAAAAAATACTTGATACATATAAGACAGGTGGAATATCACAACGTCAGTTAGCCAAAAGATTTTGTGTAACTTTAAGCTTTATTGAGAAATTACTTAAACAATATAGAGAAACAGGAAGTATCGCGCCTAAAGTCAGGATGCAACAAACTCCACCAAAGCTAAATGAAGAACAATTGAATGTTCTTTTTGAAATAGTAGAAGCCAAGAATGATGCCACTTTATCAGAAATTCGTGAGCAACTCAAAGAGAAGACAGGGATAACGATTGGTATTTCCACAGTAGACAGAATGTTACAGAAGATGGAAATCAGCTTAAAAAAAAACATTGCACGCCGCAGAAAAGGAAACTGAGAGAGTTCAATTATTAAGAGTCCAGTTCTGGCTCTTAATTCAAGGAATACCTGCTGATCATCTGATTTTCCTTGATGAAGCTGGAGCTAATCTATCTTTGAGCCGACATTCTGCTCGTTCCCCTAA carries:
- a CDS encoding IS630 family transposase (programmed frameshift), with the translated sequence MKAYSLDLRQKILDTYKTGGISQRQLAKRFCVTLSFIEKLLKQYRETGSIAPKVRMQQTPPKLNEEQLNVLFEIVEAKNDATLSEIREQLKEKTGITIGISTVDRMLQKMEISLKKKTLHAAEKETERVQLLRVQFWLLIQGIPADHLIFLDEAGANLSLSRHSARSPKGKRAHGSRPQKRSKNVSIIGAIGLRGVISQYSILGATDGLTFEAYIAQKLVPKLKEGDYVIMDNCSIHQGGDIEALIEAAGAKLIYLPPYSPDFSPIENCWSKLKNILRSLGARSYPDLAKAIEMAFNQISLNDIYNWFTHCCYCTSPD
- a CDS encoding inositol monophosphatase family protein; this encodes MNDFWTTVVDFAQTTTNRVGKQLMQDFGQVQAAQKADGSLVTQADKWADQEIRDAIASTFSGYGILSEEGDQVFPGTDWCWVIDPLDGTTNFTRGIPIWSISLALLYQGTPIFGYVYVPPLNQAFHGFWEGTSGLTTPSGAFLNHHPIHTSIDAPTSNHFFNLCSRSLAVVQQGFPCKIRMLGVASYNFLTVAAGATLGGVEATPKVWDIAAAWVIVQAAGGSWISLNSQPFPLVSAADYSDRSFPTLVVSRGELVPFFTPFTQSVKI